Proteins from one Terriglobus tenax genomic window:
- a CDS encoding glycosyltransferase produces MRILQLISSTGFYGAERMICLLSTSLRRAGAEVSLGVFNGSGASCARFVQEAQSQDLPVLDLSCKGKWDLATVRNLARYLRNNRIDVLHTHGYKANIYGLLAARLAGCAVVATCHNWTNRTAALRHYAVMDRLCLRRFDRVVAVSNRLTSELRHAGVPGRRIRMIANGIEVALYQQAQQYIDRSRHIAIGCLSRLSKEKGVDVLVWALPRLLKAYPELQCVVAGEGPERDRLLALAAELGVSHSFHLPGFCEDTPRFLAHCTLMVQPSRIEAMPLAVLEAMATGKAIVASAVGELPRLLEDGNAGLLVPPENPEALADAILALLQDPAKRHALEHRAAEKAASHFDVSVMLREYLRIYQEAIAKRRPGVRLTRSKEAGMYS; encoded by the coding sequence GTGCGGATTCTACAGCTGATCTCGAGTACCGGATTCTATGGCGCTGAGCGCATGATCTGCCTGCTTTCGACCTCGCTCCGCCGCGCCGGAGCCGAGGTCAGCTTAGGCGTGTTTAACGGATCTGGCGCCTCCTGCGCTCGCTTTGTCCAGGAGGCGCAAAGTCAGGATCTTCCTGTCCTGGATCTTTCCTGCAAAGGAAAATGGGATCTTGCCACCGTCCGTAACCTGGCCCGCTACCTGCGCAACAACCGCATTGATGTATTGCATACCCACGGATACAAGGCGAATATCTATGGGCTGCTGGCGGCTCGGCTGGCGGGTTGCGCCGTGGTTGCAACCTGTCACAACTGGACCAATCGCACCGCGGCACTGCGTCATTATGCAGTGATGGACCGGCTGTGTCTGCGCCGTTTCGACCGCGTCGTTGCCGTCTCCAACAGGCTGACCTCCGAACTGCGTCATGCCGGCGTGCCAGGCCGCCGCATCCGCATGATCGCCAATGGAATCGAAGTTGCGCTTTACCAGCAAGCACAACAATATATAGACCGCTCCCGCCATATTGCCATCGGATGCCTTTCCCGTCTCTCCAAGGAAAAAGGCGTCGATGTGCTGGTATGGGCGCTTCCCAGGCTACTAAAGGCGTATCCCGAGCTGCAATGCGTCGTCGCCGGCGAAGGTCCGGAGCGGGATCGGCTGCTTGCTCTCGCCGCCGAACTGGGCGTCTCGCATAGCTTTCATCTTCCGGGTTTTTGTGAAGATACGCCGCGCTTTCTGGCTCACTGCACGCTGATGGTGCAGCCATCCAGGATAGAGGCCATGCCGCTGGCGGTGCTGGAAGCCATGGCCACCGGCAAGGCAATTGTCGCGTCTGCGGTAGGAGAGCTTCCGCGGCTGCTGGAAGATGGCAACGCCGGCCTGCTGGTGCCGCCGGAAAATCCCGAAGCCCTGGCCGATGCCATCCTGGCACTTCTCCAGGATCCCGCCAAGCGTCATGCTCTCGAACACCGCGCTGCCGAAAAGGCAGCGAGTCACTTCGATGTCTCCGTCATGCTCCGGGAGTACCTGCGCATTTACCAGGAAGCGATTGCGAAGCGGAGGCCCGGCGTCCGTCTGACTCGTTCCAAAGAAGCAGGTATGTATTCATGA